A window of the Lolium perenne isolate Kyuss_39 chromosome 7, Kyuss_2.0, whole genome shotgun sequence genome harbors these coding sequences:
- the LOC127311821 gene encoding protein STRUBBELIG-RECEPTOR FAMILY 3, whose product MRPTPEQRGGAVLPVLLALLAAAALAPPRARALTQDADVSAINGLYVSLGSPKLPGWIPNGGDPCGELWQGITCTGTSITSIKMNVANLGGKLGSLGGFTAITTIDLSNNNIGGPIPEDLPLTLQSLFLSDNQLTGSIPISLSKLTSLSAMSLNANHLDGELPDAFDPLVGLVNLDISSNNFSGVLPPSVKNMSSLTTLRIQDNQLSGTLDYLQDLPLKDLNVENNLFSGPVPPKLLNIPTFKMDGNPFNTTIAPSASPPSAAAGPSPTPTPAGPKPAPTPTTTPTGLNPTRAPPSPPSKSPPPSNSSDGSTTRDSTSSSRKHSSSALKIAGFVLLGVVLFIAIVLLVIFCLSKYQERQSRYDDNRSQLGRMSHRVEPQIMPASVKPRDDIKKGEALDKRGRDMSMAAAALPKKPDENRKEHIINLDRTDSELFAAAPPPPPPPPPLPAAQKVIVNPIVPPEKRYSPPPRTSTPNSATPFSVASLQQYTNSFREQNVIRESRLGKVYLAELPEGKLMEVMKVDNTNGRVSVDDFLDLVARVSKIKHPNILELVGYCAEYGQRLLVYNHFSRKTLDDALHDREDIDNTLSWNARLQVALSSGKALQYLHESVQPPVVHQNFEPENVLLDNKVSVCVAECGLAELMPSNSVTQLSGRMRTLLNYEAPELQESRIITERGDVYSFGVVMLELLTGRKPYDSSRPRHEQHLVRWAGFQLHDIESLSKMVDPSIRGQCPEKALSRFADIISRCIQREQEFRPPMSEIVQDLASIVNASGEESE is encoded by the exons ATGAGGCCAACTCCGGAGCAGCGCGGCGGGGCGGTCCTGCCGGTGCTGCTCGCTCTGCTCGCGGCCGCGGCATTGGCGCCGCCCCGGGCGCGCGCGCTCACCCAGGACGCCGACG TCTCTGCCATAAACGGGCTGTACGTCTCGCTGGGATCGCCGAAGCTTCCTGGATGGATTCCGAACGGCGGAGACCCCTGCGGCGAGCTTTGGCAGGGCATCACATGCACCGGCACAAGTATAACCTCAAT AAAGATGAATGTTGCAAACTTGGGAGGGAAGCTGGGCAGCTTAGGCGGCTTCACTGCGATCACCACCAT AGATCTTAGTAATAATAACATTGGTGGACCTATACCAGAAGACCTACCTCTCACATTGCAGAGCCT TTTCCTCTCCGATAATCAGCTCACTGGAAGCATCCCGATTTCATTGTCAAAGCTTACAAGTTTATCAGCCAT GTCACTCAATGCCAACCATCTGGATGGAGAACTGCCAGATGCTTTCGATCCACTTGTTGGGCTTGTAAATTT GGACATTTCTTCTAACAACTTTTCTGGTGTGTTACCACCTTCAGTGAAAAACATGTCATCTTTGACTACATT GCGCATACAAGACAATCAACTGTCAGGGACCCTTGACTACTTGCAGGATCTTCCTCTGAAAGACTT GAATGTAGAGAACAACTTGTTTTCTGGACCAGTGCCTCCAAAGCTACTGAACATACCAACCTTCAA AATGGATGGTAATCCATTTAATACCACTATAGCCCCGTCAGCATCACCACCTTCAGCAGCAGCAGGACCTTCACCAACTCCAACACCAGCAGGACCAAAACCAgccccaacaccaacaacaacacctACGGGTCTAAATCCAACACGAGCACCTCCATCACCCCCCTCAAAATCCCCTCCTCCTTCAAACTCTTCTGATGGATCAACTACTCGAGATAGCACTTCATCATCTAGAAAACATAGTTCGTCAGCCCTCAAGATTGCTGGATTTGTTCTTCTTGGAGTGGTGCTGTTCATAGCTATAGTCCTGCTGGTAATATTTTGCTTGTCCAAGTACCAAGAGAGGcagtcaagatatgatgataacaGAAGTCAGCTTGGAAGGATGAGCCATAGGGTTGAACCCCAAATTATGCCAGCTTCAGTGAAGCCAAGGGACGATATTAAAAAAG GTGAGGCCCTTGACAAGAGAGGTCGCGACATGAGTATGGCAGCAGCAG CTCTCCCAAAGAAGCCTGATGAAAATCGAAAGGAACACATAATTAATTTAGATCGAACAGACTCAGAACTTTTTGCAGCTgcaccgccaccgcctccacccccacctccacTACCCGCTGCTCAAAAAGTTATTGTAAATCCTATTGTTCCTCCAGAAAAGAGATATAGCCCTCCACCAAGGACAAGTACACCAAATTCTGCGACACCCTTCTCTGTTGCATCCCTTCAACAATACACAAACAGTTTCAGAGAGCAGAATGTGATAAGAGAGAGTAGATTGGGAAAGGTATACCTAGCTGAGCTTCCTGAAGGCAAG TTAATGGAGGTTATGAAGGTTGACAATACTAACGGAAGAGTGTCAGTAGATGACTTTCTAGATTTGGTTGCACGTGTCTCAAAGATCAAGCATCCTAACATCCTTGAGTTAGTTGGATATTGTGCTGAATATGGACAGCGGTTACTCGTGTATAATCACTTTAGTAGAAAAACACTAGACGATGCACTTCATGATAGAGAGGATATTGACAATACTCTATCATGGAATGCTCGCCTCCAGGTCGCTCTTAGTTCAGGAAAAGCCTTACA ATATCTCCATGAAAGCGTCCAACCACCAGTTGTGCATCAGAATtttgaaccagaaaatgtgctccTTGATAACAAAGTATCTGTGTGCGTTGCTGAATGTGGATTGGCAGAACTGATGCCATCAAATTCTGTCACTCAG TTGTCAGGTCGGATGCGTACATTACTGAACTATGAAGCGCCTGAACTCCAGGAATCTAGGATCATCACAGAACGAGGTGATGTTTACAGTTTTGGAGTAGTGATGCTTGAACTTCTTACTGGGCGTAAACCATACGATAG TTCACGCCCACGCCATGAGCAGCATCTTGTTAGATGGGCTGGTTTTCAGCTTCATGacattgaatccctctccaagatgGTAGACCCTTCTATTCGTGGGCAGTGTCCTGAGAAAGCATTGTCGCGATTTGCTGACATAATTAGCCGTTGTATCCAG AGGGAGCAAGAATTCAGGCCACCAATGTCTGAAATTGTCCAGGACCTAGCTAGTATTGTAAACGCTTCTGGTGAGGAATCAGAGTAA